Below is a genomic region from Deltaproteobacteria bacterium.
TGCGCCGAGCCGAAGAATGGCTTGCGCGCGCCAAGCCGGCCGATGGACCAGGCCAGCGTGGACGCGCCCGCGAACGGCTTGGCGTCGCTGGCCTTCGCGGCGCGCACGGCGTCGAGCCGCGCGAGGAGGATCTCGCCCAGCTCCTGCTTCTCGCGCGCCCCGAGGCGCTCCAGGCTCGCCGCGAGCCGCACCATCTCTTCGGAGCCCTGCGGCTGCACGCCCTTGGCCTTCGTCGGCTTCGCGCCGGGGACGGGCAGGCGCAGGTGCGGCGCGAGCTGGGCGTAGATCACGCGGTGCGCGGCTTCGTCGAGCCCGCCGGCGATGCGGCGCCACATCACCCACCACTCGGTCCAGTTGGGCGTCTCGGTGTGGAACTGCAGCGCCGGCTCGAAGACCTTCCAGGTCTCGCCCGCGCGCCAGGCATCGAGCGGCGCGCCGAAGCCCGGCCGCAGCGTGAAGCCCGTGAGCTGGCACCACACGCGCTCGTGATCCGCGGAGCGACGCCGACGGCCCATGCCCGCGTGCAAAGCGCTCCAGAGCTCGCGACACACGGCGGTCGACCAGACCTCGCGCGGGCCGAGCGCGCGCTCCAGGTTTCGAAACAAATCCTTTACATCGCGCGGGGACACCGGCATCGGCTTCTTGCCGTACACGCGCTCGACGAGCTCGCGACCCTCTTCGAACTTGGCGGGCAGCGGCTCGACGCGCGTGTCGCCTTCGCGTGCCGCCGCGCCGCGCAGCTGGAACTCGAGCTTCCAGCGCAGCTCCGATCCACCCGGGCCCTTGTCGGACACGAGGAAGAGCTCGAGCGTTCCCAGCTCGCTGAGCCGCGACACCATCCGGACCGGCACCTGGCCCTGAAGCCCATTCGGCGCGCCGAGCACGGTCTGCAGCGCGGGCAGCGCCTCGAGCTCGTCGCCGAGCGGCAGGAGCTCGCCGGCTGCGCGCGCCGCATCGCCGGTGGACGAGAAGAGCTCGAAGCGCACCGGCTCGTTGAGGCGCAAGGCGAAGGTGCGCTCCAGCGGCACTTCGACGCCTTCCTCTTGCCGACGCGGAACCACGCAGAGCGCCTGGGTCTTGCCGTCCTTCTCCACGCCCACGAAGTACGCGCGCGCCGAGCCGCCGCCGATGCGCACGCCCTCGCCGCGACGCACGCGGCCAAACCAGCTCGCGCCCCGCGCGACGGCGAGATCCAGGTCGTCGTGCTTGAGCAACTTCACGGGCGGTGAACCCGGGAACCAGGCGTTCACCACCTCGAGCAGGCGCGTCTGGAGCAGCTTGGCGTTGAACACACCGCCATTGAGCAGGATCGCGTCCGGCCGCGGCAGCTCGACGAGCGGCTCGTTGAGCGCCTCCGAGACCGCGCCCGCGTGGCGACGCAGGAAGGCCACGATGTGCCGGGAGATGGCCGCGTCGGCTGCGTAGGGCAGGCCGAGCTCTTGAATCGCGGCGCGTCCTGCGCGCGCGGGCGCGGCGTCTCGCGGCACCTGCGGAAAGAAGCCTTCGACGATGCGCTGGCGGACCTCGTCGCGCGCGAGCTCGGTCTTGAGCGTGCCGCCCACGAGCTTCGAGCCGCGGCCGACGACAGCCACCGTGACCTTGTCCGGGCCGTCGTCGGCGAGCAGCTTCTCCTTCGCGTCGCGCGCGGCGGCCACGAGCATCGACCACTGCGTGGCGTCGAGCTTGTGCAGACCCACGAGCCGCTCTTCGCACGCGCGCGCGAGGAGCATGTCCATGTTGTCGCCGCCGAGCATCAAGTGATCGCCCACCGCGATGCGCGTGAGCTTGGGCCGGCCGTCGACGAATGCCGCGTGAATCAACGTGAGGTCCGTGGTTCCGCCACCGACATCGACCACGAGGATGAGCTTCGCGCCGCCCAGCGCCGCCTCGAGCGCGCGCTCGTGCCGCGAGAGGAAGTCGTAGAACGCGGCCTGCGGCTCTTCGACCAGCACGAACTTGGGCAGGCCTGCTTCCTGTGCGGCGCGGATGGTGAGCTCGCGCGCGACCTCGTCGAAGCTCGCGGGCAGGGTGAGCACCAGCTCCTGCTCGCCGAGCGGGTGGTTCGGGAACTTGCGATCCCACGCGTGGCGCAGGTGCTCCAGGTAGCGCGCGCTCGCGGTCACCGGCGACACGCGCTCCACTTCCGCCGGCGCACCCCATGGCAGGATCGGCGAGGTGCGCTCGACCGCAGGATTCGCGAGCCAGCTCTTCGCGCTCGCGACCATGCGTCCGGGTACGCGCGCGCCCTGCGCCCGCGCGAACTGGCCCACCACGTACGGCGGCTCGCTCCAGGGCAGCTTGGTGGCCCCTTCGGCGAGCTCGTGCGGTCCGGGCAGGTACAGAAAGCTGGGTAACAGCGGCAGCGGCTGAACCTGGCCCGGCCCGACGAGCTGCTCGACGCCCAGCACCTCCACATGCGCGCCCGTGCGCTCGGTGTCCGCGAGCGCGAGCACGGTGTGCGTGGTGCCCAGATCGATGCCGACGACGTAGCGTGAGGCCATGTTAACGAACTTGTTTCAATTACTCGGCGCCGCGGAGGCGCACGTTGAACTCGAGCTTCCAGCGCTGATCGGAGCCGGGCTTGCGCGAGGGCGTGGCGGAGAGCGCGAGCGTGCCCGTCGCAGTCACGGCCGCGTGCAGGTGCACGGGAATGACCTCGCCCGCGGGAGCGCCGTCGGCCGGGAGCGTGGCGGCGATGGGCGCGACCTCTTCGAGCTCATCATCCGACCAGCGCTCGAGCGTGGTGCCCACCTGGTCGTCCGAGCGACGCGCGCTGGCGAAGAAGCGGAACTCCACCGGCTCGCCGACGACCAGGCCGAACTCCTGCGTGCCCAGCTCCACGTCGGTGCCTTCCTCCATGCCGAACGGCGCCACGCACACGGCCTTGATGGGCGGCGCGATCCCGGGGACCGCGGGCATCGCGCTCTCCACGCCCACGTAGTAGCTGCGCGCGATGCCGCCGCGGATGCGGATGCCCTGGCCGGCGCGCACGCGCGCGTAGGCCGCTGCGCCCCGCGCGACCGCGAGGTCCAGGTTCGCGCCCTGAAGCACGCGCATCGCCGGCGCACCTTCCGCCTTCAGCCAGCCATTCACGACGTCGACGATGCGATCCTGCAGCGCCTGCGCCTTGAAGACGCCGCCGTTGAAGAGGATCGCCGTGGGGTGCAGGAACGTGGCGTTCGTGGGCTGCGCGGGCGCGGCCGGAACCTGCGAGAGCGCGCCCACCTGCCGCGAGAGGAAGCTCGCCAGGTGCCGGGTGACGGCGGGATCCTGTGCGTAGGGCAGGCCGAGCTGCGTCAGGCCCACGCGCCGCGCGACGGCCGGCTTCGCGTTCGCTTCCACGCGCGGGAAGAAGCCATCGACGAGCAGCTGCAAGAGCTCGTCGCGCGTGAGCTCGGTGCGAATCGTTCCGCCCACCAGCTTCGTGCCGCGGCCGGCGACGGCGATGGGCGCCTTGTCGAGCTTGGCATCTGCGAAGAGCGCTTCCTTCGCGGCGCGCGCGCCGTGTTGGAGTCCGTGGAACTGCCAGGTGTCGAGCTGCTTGCCCTGGGCCTCGAGCTTGGTCTTCACCGCGTGCGCGAGCGCGAGGTCCATGTTGTCGCCGCCGAGCAGCAGGTGATCGCCCACCGCCACGCGGTGCAGCACGAGGTTTCCCTGCTCCTCGAGCACGGCGATGAGCGAGAAGTCGCTGGTGCCGCCGCCGACGTCGCAGACCAGGAGCACGTCGCCGACTTTCAGATCCTTGCGCCACGAATCGCCGCGGCCCTCGAGCCAGGCGTAGAGCGCGGCCTGCGGCTCCTCGAGCAGGGTGATCTTGGGCAGGCCCGCGAGCGCCGCGGCCTCCACGGTCAAGTCGCGCGCGACGGCGTCGAAGCTCGCGGGCACGGTGATGACGACGTCTTGCTCCTCGAGCTTCTGCTTCTTGTGCTCGGCCTCCCAGGCCTCGCGCAGGTGCGAGAGGTAGCGCGCGCTCGCGGCCAACGGCGAGAGCTTCGGCACCTCGGGCGGTGCGCCGAACGGCAGGATCTCCGCGCGCCGATCGACGCCCGGATGGCACAGCCAGCTCTTGGCGCTGGTGATCACGCGCGCGGGAACCTTGGCGCCCTGCTCGCGGGCGAATTCACCCGCAGTGAAGGTCCGCTTCTTGGCCCACGGCAGATCGAGCGCGCCCTCGGGGAGCTCGTGCTCGCCGGGCAGGTAGAGGAACGAGGGCAGCAGCGGCCGCGGCGCGGTCTCGTTGGCGTGCACCACCTGCGGGATGGGCCAGGCCGCGCCCTCGTGCGCCGGCGCGCCGGTTTCGCGGTCGAGCGCTGCGAGCGCGCAGTTCGTGGTCCCGAGGTCGATGCCGACCGCGAGCGTGGATTTGTCTGCCATGGCCTACCTCTTAATCGCGAATCCGCGCCCGGCTACGGCAGCTCGACCTCGGCCGGCGCGACGACGCGGCCGTCGCCTGCCGGCTCGGGCACCGTGACCTTGGTCGCCTTCCAGCCGCGGTGCTTGAGCGTGCCGCGGAAGGGCGGGTTGCCGACGACGTTGCCCGTCAGCCGGATCGCCGCAGGATCGAAGCCGGCCTCCACGGTGATCATCGCGCCCTCGGGCTTGTCGAGCACGGGCGCGAGCGCGAGGTGCGCGGCGATGCTCTTGCGGCAACCTTCGTAGACCGTCGAGCGCACCACGGCAGCCAGATCTGCGTCGCTGGCGCCGGCGAGGTCCTCTTGCAGGAAGTCCACGAGCCGGCCGTCGCGCTGGAGGATCGCGAGCAGCGCCACCGCTTCGGCGCCGGGCTCACGCGCGGGCTTGGCGGGCTCGGACGGCTTCGTCTCCACGGTCTGCACCCGCGCGGGCTGCGCGGCCTCGGGCGCGGGCGCGCTCGGCAGCGACGGCGAAGAGCCGTGGCGCAGCGCCCAGACGCCTTCGGCGAAGGAGCGGTCGAACCACACCTTGAAGAACGCCACGAAGGCCAGGAAGAACCGGTTCAGCCCGCTCATCGGCGGCATGCGCGCACCAATCTCTTTCGAATCGGGCGGGGTTTAGCACTGCACCTGCGCGCGCACCACGGGAACACGCGGGGCGGCGTCGTCCCAGTGACAGCGCCTCAGCTAGACTGGATGCTCCGTCCCAGAGGTCGCCGTGGGCTTTTCTGGTCGCAGCGCGCTCGTGGCGATCGCCTTGATGTCCGCGGGCTGCGACGCGAAGGTGATTCTGCCCAGCGGTGATGCGGGCTCGGTCGACGCGGGCCGGCAGGATGCGGGGCCGTCCGATGCCGGCCCATTCGACGCAGGTTCGGTCGACGCAGGTTCGGTGGATGCGGGCTCAGTCGACGCGGGCCCACTCGACGCCGGAGTCGTCACGGCCACCGCCACGTTCTCGCCCGTCGCGCTCGATCCTGACGCGGGCGATCTCACCAATCCGATGCGTGGCCAGTACCTGTGGCTCGGGACGTCCGCGTATCCGGCTGGCTGGACCGATCTCGACGCGTACGAACGCTGGGAATGGGTCACCGTCGAGCCGTCGGAGGGCAACATCAACTGGCAGCTCATCGACGACCAGCTCGACGCGGCCCGCGCGCGCGGCGGTCGCTTCGGCATGCGGGTGATGCCGCTCTGCGAAGGCTGCGCGTCGCATACGTACCAGGGCGCGCAGTCCTCGATTCCGGATGACCTCGCGGCCGTCGCGAATCCGCTCATCGCCGCCGCGCCCGGCGACGATCCGAGCGTGCTCTACGTGCTCCCGGACTGGAACAGCGACGCGTACCTCAATCGCCTCCAGGAGCTCTTGCAGGCCATCGGCACGCACTACGCGAACGATCCCACCTTTGCGTGGATGGATGTCTCGAGCTACGGCAACTGGGGCGAGTTCCACCTCTATCCGTTCACGACGGCTGGCGGGCCGTACGACACGTCGACGCAGCGGCCCATCACCGACGCCAACGCAATCCGCATCGTGGACATGAACGCGGCCGCGTTCCCGAACAAGCTGCTGGTCGTGAACTCGGAACAGGCGGCGGCGCTCGGCGAAGCCGTCGCGACCACGTCGCCGCCGGTCGGTCTGCGCGTGGACTGCGTGGGCTCCGACGGGCTGGCTGGCGGTCAGAGCGCCATCTCGGCCGTGCCCGGCGCGGACCAACTCTGGCGCCGCGCGCCGTTCATCACCGAGTGGTGTCAGTACAACCTCGGCAACAGCGGCGCGGATCTCTTCGTCCAAGGCGAGCAGCAGGTGCGCGATTTCCACATCTCGATGATGTCGTCCGGGAACTTCCAGAGTCCGCCCTCGACGGCCGACGAGATCGCGGCGTTCCGCGCGGCCAACCTCGAAGCGGGCTATCGACTGCGGCCCACGAGCGTGCAGCTCACGATCGATCGCACGTCGCAGCGGGTGCGCGTGGTGAGCCACTGGGTCGACGACGGCGTCGCGCCCACGTACCTCGCGTGGCAGCCGGTGTTGGTGCTCGACGGGCCGGCGCATGTCGAGCTGCCGCTGGCCATGGATCTGCGCCAGGTGATGCCGGATGCGCCGCTCGACGACGACGAATCGCTCGATGCGAGCACGCTGCTCACGTCAGGTTCGTACACGGCCTCGCTGCGCGTCGACGACGTTCAGGCGATCTCGCAGCCCATGAACCTGGGCATCGCCGGACGCGTCAGCGACGGCAGCTATGCGCTCGGTTCCGTGCAGCTGCCCTGAGTCAGGTGCCGCGCGCGCCGCGAAGATCCTCGGGCAGGTAGGTGGTGTCGCCGAGCAGCTTAAGCAGCGGGCCCGAGCTCTTGAACTCCACGGCGCTCACGCCCGCCACCGGCATGCCGATGCGCCGACGGAAATCGCCCACCGGGATACCCAGGAACGCGCACATCAGAATCCGCAGCGTGGCCTTGTGGCTCACCACCAGCACGCTGCCTTCGCCGTGCTTGGCGCGGATGCGCGAGATGGCCGCCATCGACCGCTCGGCGATCTGGATCGCCGTCTCGCCGCCGGGCGGCGGCACCTGGTCGGGATGATCGCTCCACGCCTTGAACGCGCCGGGATGCGCGCGCTCCACCTCGTCCTCGTTGAGGCCTTCCCAGGCGCCGTACTCGATCTCGCGAAGGCCCTCGTCCACCTGCACCGGGAGCTTGAGCTTGTTGGCGATGGGCGTGGCC
It encodes:
- a CDS encoding DUF2760 domain-containing protein — protein: MPPMSGLNRFFLAFVAFFKVWFDRSFAEGVWALRHGSSPSLPSAPAPEAAQPARVQTVETKPSEPAKPAREPGAEAVALLAILQRDGRLVDFLQEDLAGASDADLAAVVRSTVYEGCRKSIAAHLALAPVLDKPEGAMITVEAGFDPAAIRLTGNVVGNPPFRGTLKHRGWKATKVTVPEPAGDGRVVAPAEVELP
- a CDS encoding histidine phosphatase family protein — encoded protein: MMLTIYFVRHGQTAQSRENTFCGSLDVPLTDSGHRMAQAVAEHWSHLPLQAVYASNKSRAIATATPIANKLKLPVQVDEGLREIEYGAWEGLNEDEVERAHPGAFKAWSDHPDQVPPPGGETAIQIAERSMAAISRIRAKHGEGSVLVVSHKATLRILMCAFLGIPVGDFRRRIGMPVAGVSAVEFKSSGPLLKLLGDTTYLPEDLRGARGT
- a CDS encoding hsp70 family protein, yielding MASRYVVGIDLGTTHTVLALADTERTGAHVEVLGVEQLVGPGQVQPLPLLPSFLYLPGPHELAEGATKLPWSEPPYVVGQFARAQGARVPGRMVASAKSWLANPAVERTSPILPWGAPAEVERVSPVTASARYLEHLRHAWDRKFPNHPLGEQELVLTLPASFDEVARELTIRAAQEAGLPKFVLVEEPQAAFYDFLSRHERALEAALGGAKLILVVDVGGGTTDLTLIHAAFVDGRPKLTRIAVGDHLMLGGDNMDMLLARACEERLVGLHKLDATQWSMLVAAARDAKEKLLADDGPDKVTVAVVGRGSKLVGGTLKTELARDEVRQRIVEGFFPQVPRDAAPARAGRAAIQELGLPYAADAAISRHIVAFLRRHAGAVSEALNEPLVELPRPDAILLNGGVFNAKLLQTRLLEVVNAWFPGSPPVKLLKHDDLDLAVARGASWFGRVRRGEGVRIGGGSARAYFVGVEKDGKTQALCVVPRRQEEGVEVPLERTFALRLNEPVRFELFSSTGDAARAAGELLPLGDELEALPALQTVLGAPNGLQGQVPVRMVSRLSELGTLELFLVSDKGPGGSELRWKLEFQLRGAAAREGDTRVEPLPAKFEEGRELVERVYGKKPMPVSPRDVKDLFRNLERALGPREVWSTAVCRELWSALHAGMGRRRRSADHERVWCQLTGFTLRPGFGAPLDAWRAGETWKVFEPALQFHTETPNWTEWWVMWRRIAGGLDEAAHRVIYAQLAPHLRLPVPGAKPTKAKGVQPQGSEEMVRLAASLERLGAREKQELGEILLARLDAVRAAKASDAKPFAGASTLAWSIGRLGARKPFFGSAHTVVTPDVAEAWLERILALDAAQVETVPFAAMLLARATGDRARDLAPELRERVAKRLELAKSPEPWLHAVREGVQLEQAEEARVFGESLPAGLRLLG
- a CDS encoding Hsp70 family protein, with the protein product MADKSTLAVGIDLGTTNCALAALDRETGAPAHEGAAWPIPQVVHANETAPRPLLPSFLYLPGEHELPEGALDLPWAKKRTFTAGEFAREQGAKVPARVITSAKSWLCHPGVDRRAEILPFGAPPEVPKLSPLAASARYLSHLREAWEAEHKKQKLEEQDVVITVPASFDAVARDLTVEAAALAGLPKITLLEEPQAALYAWLEGRGDSWRKDLKVGDVLLVCDVGGGTSDFSLIAVLEEQGNLVLHRVAVGDHLLLGGDNMDLALAHAVKTKLEAQGKQLDTWQFHGLQHGARAAKEALFADAKLDKAPIAVAGRGTKLVGGTIRTELTRDELLQLLVDGFFPRVEANAKPAVARRVGLTQLGLPYAQDPAVTRHLASFLSRQVGALSQVPAAPAQPTNATFLHPTAILFNGGVFKAQALQDRIVDVVNGWLKAEGAPAMRVLQGANLDLAVARGAAAYARVRAGQGIRIRGGIARSYYVGVESAMPAVPGIAPPIKAVCVAPFGMEEGTDVELGTQEFGLVVGEPVEFRFFASARRSDDQVGTTLERWSDDELEEVAPIAATLPADGAPAGEVIPVHLHAAVTATGTLALSATPSRKPGSDQRWKLEFNVRLRGAE